The following coding sequences lie in one Bacteroidota bacterium genomic window:
- a CDS encoding DUF2341 domain-containing protein: MKNFYFPSSFSNILAVLFSSEIKKPTTIKTTLNPIHMKSVTLPTATTVYHTTGAPVYIFVLISIAFLLSLGIPNHSFSQSWYDATWHYRKSHTINSATGAGTNYQVMITVHYSAGADAAGNVYCNSKCKTDFGDIRFTASDGSTLLSYWMQSSVASNNAVFWVKVSADLGSAQSIYIYYGNSTATTTSSGTNTFINYDDGSSTTGWTISGTAGMSSTQGDPINSLYAQTHAAVGGQNYMYKNIGTAGFGTNTFTSFNVYTETGNLGNFYYRCNPTGVGQMYRIDTRTSSYTGFAMTHGWNKWEAPTGTTVSTAGTWYRFGIAITSTTSSTLYYDLTNNSNPVLVTVLGTYTLNDTIGTYIALGGDALGGTVNTYWDNIITRKYVSPEPANSSWGIEEASYVWTHTTSTDWQIGTNWNPTRSSPATTDILQFNLGGSLPAINVPTQIIAQLLLSNSSTVNLTAAAAGNILTVNNVLTTTANDVLNLGSGIILGGTLTTLTNNGKIQTSVPTATSATPIPASKTWGGTVEYNGSGAQTAVGGTYYNLTLSNAAGAVLGIGQTINGTLTLSSGKITLGNYNLTLNTTNAIAGSPGSSNYIVYSGTGRLVKNIPGTMGSDYLFPIGTASNYSPATFRLVSGTVSGASLTINLTEGKQSNIPVSAPNYINRYWTYTPGGTFTTANYNATFTYLQGDVIGTNEGAIVSAKYGTSWTQYTATDVTNNLLTINGATSFSDYTGYGDLAVAPAASPNPICSGSSTTVSANATGGNGSYSYSWIPSQGNVASFNASPTATTAYSVTVTDGLGATVTGSVEVTVNELPTIEAGPDQTVCEDVTDVTMAGYDYDGATGADWSGGAGTWADDVYTPAAADIAAGSVVLTYTTNTAAPCGEV; the protein is encoded by the coding sequence ATGAAAAACTTTTACTTCCCATCTTCGTTCAGCAACATCCTTGCTGTTTTATTTTCCTCTGAAATTAAAAAACCCACAACCATAAAAACAACACTTAATCCCATTCACATGAAATCAGTAACTTTACCCACAGCAACCACCGTGTACCACACCACCGGCGCTCCGGTATATATTTTCGTGCTTATTTCAATTGCATTTTTACTCAGTTTAGGGATTCCAAATCATTCATTTTCCCAAAGCTGGTATGACGCAACCTGGCACTACCGCAAAAGCCACACCATCAATTCAGCGACTGGAGCAGGAACGAATTATCAAGTTATGATAACCGTTCATTATAGCGCTGGAGCCGATGCTGCCGGAAATGTTTATTGTAATAGTAAATGCAAAACCGATTTTGGGGATATACGGTTTACCGCTTCTGATGGTTCAACGCTATTAAGTTATTGGATGCAGTCTTCCGTGGCCAGCAACAACGCAGTTTTCTGGGTTAAGGTGTCGGCGGACCTCGGAAGTGCACAATCGATATATATTTATTACGGCAATTCAACCGCAACAACAACCAGCAGCGGCACGAACACCTTTATTAATTATGATGACGGATCTTCGACAACAGGGTGGACTATATCCGGTACTGCCGGAATGTCAAGTACACAAGGAGACCCTATAAATTCGCTATATGCCCAAACCCACGCCGCCGTCGGCGGCCAGAATTACATGTATAAGAATATCGGCACTGCTGGTTTCGGCACGAATACATTTACATCTTTTAATGTGTATACCGAAACCGGTAATCTGGGTAACTTTTATTATCGATGTAATCCAACTGGTGTAGGCCAGATGTACCGTATAGACACCAGGACAAGCAGCTATACGGGTTTTGCTATGACCCACGGATGGAATAAATGGGAGGCTCCTACCGGAACCACGGTTTCGACAGCTGGCACCTGGTACAGGTTTGGTATCGCCATTACATCAACCACTTCGTCAACACTGTATTATGATCTAACGAACAACTCGAATCCTGTTCTCGTTACTGTTTTAGGAACTTACACTTTAAATGACACCATCGGGACATATATTGCTCTCGGCGGGGACGCGTTAGGTGGTACTGTTAACACCTATTGGGATAACATAATCACCCGCAAGTATGTAAGCCCGGAGCCTGCGAATTCAAGTTGGGGAATCGAAGAAGCTTCTTATGTATGGACGCATACTACATCTACTGACTGGCAAATTGGAACCAACTGGAATCCTACAAGATCAAGCCCTGCGACAACTGACATTCTTCAATTTAATCTCGGTGGAAGTTTACCAGCAATAAATGTCCCTACTCAGATTATAGCGCAGTTGCTCCTTTCCAACAGTTCAACAGTGAATCTCACAGCCGCTGCTGCTGGCAACATACTCACGGTGAATAATGTTTTGACCACAACTGCTAATGATGTTCTTAATTTGGGCAGTGGGATTATACTTGGTGGCACTTTAACAACACTGACCAATAATGGAAAAATTCAAACATCTGTACCTACAGCAACCAGTGCTACACCAATACCCGCAAGTAAAACATGGGGAGGCACTGTAGAGTACAATGGGTCGGGTGCCCAAACGGCGGTTGGTGGAACATATTACAATCTCACTTTAAGTAACGCAGCCGGTGCCGTGCTTGGTATTGGACAGACAATTAATGGAACGTTGACGCTATCCAGTGGAAAAATTACCCTGGGCAACTACAACCTCACCCTTAACACCACCAATGCCATCGCAGGCTCTCCGGGTAGCAGCAATTACATCGTATATTCCGGTACAGGCAGGCTGGTAAAGAACATTCCAGGTACGATGGGATCAGATTATCTCTTCCCTATCGGAACGGCTTCCAATTACTCTCCCGCTACTTTCAGACTGGTCAGCGGTACTGTATCCGGCGCCAGCCTGACCATCAACCTTACCGAAGGAAAACAATCAAATATCCCCGTCAGTGCCCCGAACTATATCAACAGGTACTGGACCTATACCCCGGGGGGTACCTTCACCACCGCGAATTATAATGCCACCTTTACGTATCTCCAGGGAGATGTAATTGGCACCAATGAAGGCGCCATTGTGAGCGCCAAGTACGGCACCTCATGGACACAATATACCGCAACCGATGTAACTAACAACCTGCTGACCATAAACGGCGCAACTTCTTTCTCTGATTATACAGGCTATGGCGACCTTGCTGTAGCCCCGGCTGCTTCACCAAATCCAATCTGTTCGGGCAGTTCAACCACCGTCAGTGCCAATGCCACCGGCGGAAACGGTTCCTATAGCTATAGCTGGATTCCATCGCAGGGGAACGTAGCTTCGTTCAATGCCTCCCCCACTGCCACTACGGCCTATAGTGTGACTGTAACTGATGGCCTGGGAGCAACGGTGACCGGGTCAGTGGAGGTGACAGTGAATGAATTGCCCACCATTGAAGCTGGCCCAGACCAGACCGTGTGTGAGGACGTGACTGACGTAACCATGGCCGGGTACGACTACGACGGAGCTACCGGAGCTGATTGGTCCGGTGGCGCAGGCACATGGGCAGATGATGTCTATACACCTGCTGCTGCAGATATTGCGGCTGGTTCCGTGGTATTGACCTATACGACCAACACCGCAGCTCCTTGCGGTGAGGTAGA
- a CDS encoding type II toxin-antitoxin system HigB family toxin, translating into MFNIITRKTLLDYCKSYPLAALALHEWYYELNQCDFKNFNELKMVYGNASLVADDRVVFNIMGNKYRLVVRIVFEFKAIQIKWFGTHAEYDKLDVTSAHFKKKKS; encoded by the coding sequence ATGTTTAACATTATCACCCGAAAAACATTATTGGATTATTGCAAAAGTTATCCTTTGGCAGCACTCGCATTACATGAGTGGTATTATGAGCTGAATCAATGCGACTTTAAAAACTTTAACGAGCTGAAAATGGTTTATGGCAATGCGAGCCTGGTTGCTGACGATAGGGTGGTATTTAATATCATGGGCAACAAGTACAGATTGGTGGTCAGGATTGTATTTGAATTCAAAGCCATCCAAATAAAATGGTTTGGCACCCATGCAGAATATGATAAATTAGATGTAACAAGTGCACATTTTAAAAAGAAGAAATCATGA
- a CDS encoding transcriptional regulator: MNLKIIRSKKEYQQYLSWVDEMFNKKVTPKTPEGEKLQVVLLLIKQYEDQHYPIPKPDPIDAIKSKMLDLGLKNKYFVGKAGSKGYVSAILNKRKPLTLELARLFHDELGIPADILLS, encoded by the coding sequence ATGAATTTAAAAATTATCAGGTCAAAAAAAGAATATCAACAATACCTTTCCTGGGTAGATGAAATGTTTAATAAGAAAGTAACACCTAAAACACCTGAGGGAGAAAAACTTCAGGTTGTGCTGCTATTAATAAAGCAATATGAGGATCAACACTATCCTATTCCAAAACCAGATCCCATTGATGCCATAAAAAGTAAGATGCTTGATTTAGGGCTAAAGAACAAGTATTTTGTAGGTAAAGCAGGTTCAAAAGGATACGTATCTGCTATTTTAAATAAACGCAAGCCGCTTACACTTGAACTTGCCAGGTTGTTTCACGATGAATTAGGAATCCCGGCTGACATTTTATTGTCATAG